Below is a window of Moorella thermoacetica DNA.
CGGTATGGCTATCATGCCATTCCCGTTCAGGGTAGCTACTTGATGGTTTGTCTTTAAATTTTTACCCAAAGAAACAATCTTCGGCCCATCGATTAAAATGTCGACGTCTTTTAAGACTTCGTCTTGATCATTGCAAGTAACTACATAAGAAATGTTTTTTATTAATAATGCCATTAACCGTTCTTTACCTCCTGTAGTTGATTTCGGATTACTGCTCCCGGCTCTGTAATTGTTGGCGTTTCTGTTTTCCCCACCCCCATTTAAGGAAAAGACGAATCAAGGCGTCAAGGCATAATAAAGGGGTCTCTGGATTAACCTGTAAAAGTTTCGTCAACTTTGCGTCAGCTACCATAGGGACAATTTCAATCGGGATCCGGTCGATACAGAAGGCTGCCGGGTTACCATCAGCTAAAAAACGCTTTTCGACAACAAGGATTTTTCCCCCGGGTTGATGCCCAGCTTAATCGCTTCATTATTCTCCTCTGGTGATTATACAATCTTATTCTCCCTCGTAAGCAAATTCCTGCGAACCCTTCTAAAAAATTTTTTTCAGGTGCCGGCCAATGCCGGGACTTGTAAAGTAGAGGCTGGCTCTATATAATACAGGCTGGTTTTAATGTAAGGAGATGGCTTGCATGTTTTCCCTGCTGATTAAGGGCGGCACGGTTGTCGACGGTACCGGTCGCCCTCCTTTTCGGGCCGATGTAGGTTTGCAAGGAGCAAAGATCGCCGCCCTGGGCCTGTTTGATGGCGTACCCGCGGGGAAGGTCGTGGATGCCACCGGCCTGGTAGTTGCACCCGGGTTTATTGACTTTCACAGCCATGCTGACGCCGAACTCCTGCGGGACCCGGAGGATCGGGCCAAGCTGGCCCAGGGAGTCACTACCGAAGTCATCGGTAACTGTGGTATGTCCCTGGTCCCGGGGTCCCAGGATACCCGTCCCCTCCTGGCCGCGTATACCAGCCCGGTGCTGGGGGAGATCCCCCCGGATTTTCAGGCCACCGGCCTGGCTGAATACCATTCCCTCTTAAGGCGCCAGGGAATAGCTGTCAATGTTGCCACTCTGGCCGGTCACGGTTCAATCCGCCTGGCGGTCATGGGTATGGCCGATCGCCGTGCCCCAAGGGCTGAGCTGGAGGAGATGTGCTCCCTCCTCAGGCAGGCGATGGCGGAAGGCGCCTGGGGCCTGTCCAGCGGTCTCCTCTACCCGCCGGGATGTTATGCCCCCACTGGGGAGTTAATCACCCTCTGCCGGGTAGTCCGCCAGTACGGTGGTTTTTATGTCAGCCATATTCGTAATGAATCCGACGGTGTCCTGGAGGCGGTAGAGGAAGCCCTGGAAATCGGGCGGGAGGCCGGTGTTCCCGTCCACATCTCCCACCTTAAAGCCTGCGGCTCCCGCAACTGGCCCAAAATACCCCGGGCTTTGGCCCTGCTGGACGCTGCCCGGGCTAAAGGCCAGGACGTAAGCTGGGACGTCTACCCTTATACTGCCGGTTCCACCACTGCCGCCTCCCTGCTGCCCCCGTGGGCTGTTGCCGGAGGCACTGCCGCCCTTCAGGAACGCCTGCATTCACCGGAGGTTCGCCAGGAAATTAAGAAAGCCTGGCAGGAAGGCTTGCCGGGCTGGGACAACATGGTCAGTTCCCTTGGTTACGACCATTTAATAATTAATGCTGTGAGCCACCGGGAAAATAAGGACTGCGTGGGCCTGAGCCTGGCGCAAATCGGCCAACAAAGGAGTCTGGACCCAGGTGACGCCCTGCTGGACCTGTTACAGAGCGAAGGTGGTAACCTGGCCATTGAAACCTACCACGCCTGCGAGGAGACCCTGGGAATGATCTTGCAGCACCCGGTAACGATCATCGGCAGCGATGGGATTTATTCCGGCGAACATGCTCATCCCCGCCTATACGGCACCTTTGCCAGGGTTTTGGGCCGTTATGTCCGGGAGCGAAAACTCCTCTCCCTGGAGGAGGCCATAGCCAAAATGACTTCCAAACCGGCGGCCAGGCTCGGCCTCCGGTACCGGGGGCGGGTAACGCCAGGCTATTATGCCGACCTGATCCTCTTTGACCAGGAAACTATTGCCGACCGGGCTACCTTCCAGGAACCGGCCCGGACACCTTCTGGCATCAAGGCTGTTATCGTCAACGGGCGGGTGGCCTACCAGGAAGGGCGGTTTACCGGCGAACGGGCCGGAATTATTCTCACCAGTCATACTACCGGTGTTTAGCTGTCATGTCCATAACCCACCTTGAATCCTCGACGGCACCAAAGATAAGAACAGGGTTTACTTATTAAAGAAATAAAGAAAGGGCGGCAGGTTTTCACCTGGCGCCCTTGCCGTATTACCCTTAACCCGGCAGGCAGATATTCTGACCCACCTGCAGGTTGTAGGGGTTAATATGGGGGTTTAACTCTAATAGTTTTTCTACCGTCGTCCCGGTGGCCCTGGCTATACTGTAGAGAGTATCACCGGGTGCCACCTGCCAGTAAACGCCCGACGGGCAGGGCTGTTCATCCAGCAAGCAGAGGACCTGCCCTATTTGCAGGTTGTAGGGATTAACACCGGGATTTAATCGTTCCAGCTCGGCTACCGTAGTTCCTACCCGTAGGGCTATGAAGTACAGGGTGTCACCTGCTTCTACCCGCCAGTAACGGCCGGATGGACATGGTACCTGCTTCTGGCCCACGCATAATCACCCCTTGCAGGTTTCGCTCCCTGCATCTTATGCGCGGGTTCAGCTAAAGGTACCTCCCTTACTCCCGGTCCAGTTTAAAGTGACGGTGCAGGGCTTGCATGGCCCGGGTCAGGTGTTCTTCGTCAATGATGCAGGATACCTTGATCTCTGAAGTACTGATCATGTGAATATTAATGCCTTCCTCAGCCAGGCAGGCGAACATGTCGGCAGCCACGCCGGGATTGGTGATCATACCGGCGCCGACGATGGATACCTTGGCCACCCGGTCGTTAGAAGTCACCTTGCTGGCACCAATTTCCTGACGTACCCTTTCCGTTACCTCAACCGCCTTCTGGAGATCGTCACGCCCTACGGTGAAGGCGATATCATTAATCCCGTCCCGCATGGCGCTCTGGACGATCATATCAACATTGATGCTCTCTCGGGCCAGGGCTACAAAGAGGGTCCTGGCGATGCCCGGCCGGTCGGGGACGTCGTGCAGGGCTATCCTGGCTACGTTGCGGTCACCGGCTACGCCGCTGACGACCATTTTCCTCTCCATTTCCGTCACCTCTTTGACCAGGGTTCCTTCATGATCATTAAAGCTTGATCGTACCTCGAGGACGACATGGTTGAGTTTGCTAAACTCTACCGACCGGGGTTGCAGCACCTGGGCACCTAGACTCGCCAATTCTAGCATTTCATCGTAGGAAATAACCGGTAATTTTCTGGCCTCCGGCACCACCCGGGGATCGGCCGTATAAACGCCGTCCACATCGGTATAGATCTGGCAAACGTCGGCCTTCAGGG
It encodes the following:
- a CDS encoding N-acyl-D-amino-acid deacylase family protein, which gives rise to MFSLLIKGGTVVDGTGRPPFRADVGLQGAKIAALGLFDGVPAGKVVDATGLVVAPGFIDFHSHADAELLRDPEDRAKLAQGVTTEVIGNCGMSLVPGSQDTRPLLAAYTSPVLGEIPPDFQATGLAEYHSLLRRQGIAVNVATLAGHGSIRLAVMGMADRRAPRAELEEMCSLLRQAMAEGAWGLSSGLLYPPGCYAPTGELITLCRVVRQYGGFYVSHIRNESDGVLEAVEEALEIGREAGVPVHISHLKACGSRNWPKIPRALALLDAARAKGQDVSWDVYPYTAGSTTAASLLPPWAVAGGTAALQERLHSPEVRQEIKKAWQEGLPGWDNMVSSLGYDHLIINAVSHRENKDCVGLSLAQIGQQRSLDPGDALLDLLQSEGGNLAIETYHACEETLGMILQHPVTIIGSDGIYSGEHAHPRLYGTFARVLGRYVRERKLLSLEEAIAKMTSKPAARLGLRYRGRVTPGYYADLILFDQETIADRATFQEPARTPSGIKAVIVNGRVAYQEGRFTGERAGIILTSHTTGV
- a CDS encoding LysM peptidoglycan-binding domain-containing protein, whose translation is MGQKQVPCPSGRYWRVEAGDTLYFIALRVGTTVAELERLNPGVNPYNLQIGQVLCLLDEQPCPSGVYWQVAPGDTLYSIARATGTTVEKLLELNPHINPYNLQVGQNICLPG
- a CDS encoding aspartate kinase: MALIVQKYGGTSVNGPERVKNVARRVVNTRRAGNDVVVIVSAPGDMTDDLIAMAHEISPNPPAREMDMLLATGEQTSIALLAMAIHELGEPVISLTGPQVGILTDNVHSKARIMEVSCERLRRELEQGKIVIVAGFQGKTCEGEITTLGRGGSDTTAVAVAAALKADVCQIYTDVDGVYTADPRVVPEARKLPVISYDEMLELASLGAQVLQPRSVEFSKLNHVVLEVRSSFNDHEGTLVKEVTEMERKMVVSGVAGDRNVARIALHDVPDRPGIARTLFVALARESINVDMIVQSAMRDGINDIAFTVGRDDLQKAVEVTERVRQEIGASKVTSNDRVAKVSIVGAGMITNPGVAADMFACLAEEGINIHMISTSEIKVSCIIDEEHLTRAMQALHRHFKLDRE